A single window of Anomaloglossus baeobatrachus isolate aAnoBae1 chromosome 9, aAnoBae1.hap1, whole genome shotgun sequence DNA harbors:
- the LOC142251036 gene encoding E3 SUMO-protein ligase ZBED1-like has product MPRARDRFKSPAARGESGHIHKAAGDERPERDTAQQISKSLHRGEGLHQEHSSGSIKPSVRSRTCKMASGLNTTIRRKREKVSSLEMTSSSLSVDHCKSKLWSYYTKLGDAYVECKVCKKQLSFHNSTTTMREHLVRSHSLRSVGNPQTKEQPELDYHEQEGSGKRLRQAAPMNSICLSVSDSRPQMIADLILEMIYRDLHPLSVVEDKGLGLLLGYLEPNFDLPTSTQLADMLWHKYTDVKRQLKCCLQSAHSVVLSIETWDDHPKKSCIAITANVIDSDWRLCRYLLETQHVLKNKTDHNLPEQLCAVLTDFGLSANLVTCVVHDRSSSLTAHAQSFRDSYGWSSFCCTAHVLQLCVQAGLDVQEVKEALAAARGLVSYFQEDYKASCYLSAKLEAMNKPRLVMDTERYWISTLEMCQSLLDLKWAILSILEEQGAKNLSEQHWKLLQDLVAMLKTIWIATAFLQEEPNTSISSVLPCVHGIFTAVGQTSEGSVLKAAAYQICSEICRHWDMLDEGKLITNPLAIASFLDPRFKELRFLKPCARGELHNMVRNKLSQMCEPGAMRHAWMSSSCAIEGGTEMLQLAVRKDKEPGVGTENFYDLLLGRDPTESMPEAHQQLENYMVEPVCKRTTDPLVWWNSNHHRFPTLARLARQYLTMPATAIKPERAFRTVPDPMEKRFDSLESKYLDQILFLHQNKELVDWSMKPSV; this is encoded by the exons ATGCCGAGGGCACGTGACAGGTTTAAATCCCCCGCAGCGCGCGGGGAGAGCGGACACATTCACAAGGCGGCAGGTGACGAGCGGCCGGAGAGGGATACAGCACAGCAG ATCTCCAAATCGCTGCACAGAGGTGAGGGATTGCACCAGGAGCACAGCTCTGGATCG ATAAAACCATCCGTTAGAAGTCGCACCTGTAAGATGGCGTCCGGTTTAAATACCACAATACGTCGTAAGAGGGAAAAGGTTTCCAGCCTTGAGATGACTTCTTCCAGCTTGTCCGTGGACCACTGTAAATCTAAGCTGTGGAGCTACTACACCAAGCTGGGCGATGCCTACGTGGAGTGTAAGGTCTGCAAGAAACAGCTGTCATTCCATAATAGCACCACCACCATGAGGGAGCACCTGGTGAGGAGCCACAGCCTCCGGAGTGTTGGCAACCCCCAAACCAAGGAACAGCCTGAACTTGACTACCACGAACAAGAAGGGTCTGGAAAGAGGTTACGACAAGCGGCACCAATGAATAGTATCTGCCTTTCCGTTTCAGATTCGCGGCCACAGATGATCGCTGACCTGATATTGGAGATGATCTACCGCGACCTTCATCCTCTTTCGGTGGTAGAAGATAAAGGTTTGGGACTTCTTCTTGGCTATTTGGAACCAAATTTTGACCTTCCAACATCAACACAACTAGCTGACATGTTGTGGCACAAATATACGGACGTCAAACGGCAACTCAAGTGTTGTCTTCAGTCTGCCCACTCCGTCGTCCTCTCCATCGAAACTTGGGACGATCATCCAAAGAAGTCCTGCATTGCGATCACCGCCAATGTGATTGACAGTGACTGGAGGTTATGTAGGTACTTGTTGGAAACGCAACACGTTCTCAAAAACAAGACTGACCACAACTTGCCGGAACAGTTGTGTGCGGTTCTGACGGACTTCGGATTATCCGCTAATCTTGTTACCTGCGTTGTACACGATCGATCGTCCTCATTGACTGCTCATGCCCAGTCTTTCAGAGACTCGTATGGGTGGTCCAGTTTCTGCTGCACTGCTCATGTCCTACAGCTTTGTGTGCAAGCAGGACTGGATGTCCAAGAAGTGAAGGAAGCGTTGGCTGCGGCTAGAGGGCTGGTCAGCTACTTCCAGGAAGACTACAAGGCCAGCTGCTATCTCAGTGCCAAGCTGGAAGCTATGAACAAGCCCAGACTGGTCATGGATACGGAGAGATACTGGATCAGCACATTAGAGATGTGCCAGAGTTTGCTGGACCTAAAGTGGGCAATCCTTTCGATTTTGGAAGAACAAGGTGCTAAGAACTTGTCGGAGCAGCACTGGAAGTTGCTCCAAGACTTGGTGGCCATGTTGAAGACAATATGGATTGCAACGGCATTCCTACAGGAAGAACCGAACACCTCCATTTCATCCGTGTTACCCTGTGTGCATGGCATCTTCACAGCAGTTGGCCAAACCTCTGAAGGCAGTGTTCTTAAAGCGGCTGCCTATCAAATCTGCTCTGAGATCTGTCGACATTGGGATATGCTGGATGAAGGGAAACTGATAACCAACCCTTTGGCAATTGCCTCCTTTTTGGACCCTCGTTTCAAAGAGTTGAGGTTCCTTAAACCATGTGCCAGAGGAGAGCTTCACAACATGGTGAGAAATAAGCTATCGCAGATGTGTGAGCCGGGTGCCATGCGGCACGCTTGGATGTCAAGCAGCTGTGCCATTGAAGGTGGCACGGAGATGCTTCAATTGGCTGTTCGGAAAGACAAAGAACCAGGAGTTGGAACAGAAAATTTCTATGACCTTCTACTGGGAAGAGATCCAACAGAGAGCATGCCCGAAGCTCaccagcagctggagaactacatgGTGGAGCCTGTCTGCAAACGTACCACGGACCCTCTAGTATGGTGGAACAGTAACCATCACCGCTTCCCAACATTGGCTCGATTAGCGCGGCAATATCTTACCATGCCGGCCACTGCCATAAAGCCGGAGCGAGCCTTCAGAACAGTCCCAGACCCAATGGAGAAACGCTTTGACAGTCTGGAATCCAAGTACTTGGATCAGATCCTTTTCTTACACCAGAATAAAGAATTAGTAGATTGGAGCATGAAACCGAGTGTCTGA